A genome region from Pseudanabaena sp. Chao 1811 includes the following:
- a CDS encoding N-acetylmuramoyl-L-alanine amidase family protein, whose protein sequence is MNQLNQHYKRSLCCLMCLLGSNLLYVQETKAKDALAQSLQKTSLRAQILSSGQTLRLSNTQINSDGLLFKDSNPQINVSRSINVKRNILGLQINEDTQLSPKFSAPENPYSVSPLTVVQFQKSPEIARLGFDLDNPQPKIWQSSFDTDQGVLMKPITGLSSEASDTTKNPSVASLPIDIPTTIDGLSFNGYGQLVIQASRAITYRSSLDLANNIYSFTVPATRISAQLRRPILGANSPIEQIRLNQVGESVVISIKTISGWQIRETPRTNAQAIALQLVSVGVVNTSVPRIPRSQPQQIYGNNTGRQLVVIDPGHGGPDVGATRNGIYEKDIVLLMSKHLGRILQQMGYAVVYTRTEDIDLDLEPRVQIAEKSRASVFVSVHVNSLDARSSQVNGIETYHAPGASLGKNLAELVHEQILASTGANDRGVRSARFYVIRNTSMPAILVETGYITNPSEAARLVNPSYQERMAEAIAKGVDQFLKSYRR, encoded by the coding sequence TTGAACCAACTGAACCAACATTACAAGCGATCGCTATGTTGTTTGATGTGCTTATTGGGTAGTAACCTTCTGTATGTGCAGGAAACCAAGGCAAAGGATGCTCTTGCTCAATCACTACAGAAGACTTCTCTACGAGCACAGATATTATCTAGTGGACAGACGCTGAGACTAAGTAATACCCAAATCAATTCTGATGGGTTGTTATTTAAGGATAGTAATCCTCAGATCAACGTTTCACGGTCAATTAATGTAAAACGCAATATTCTGGGCTTACAGATAAACGAGGATACACAACTGTCACCTAAATTTTCAGCGCCTGAAAATCCTTATAGCGTAAGCCCTCTAACAGTAGTGCAGTTTCAAAAATCCCCTGAGATCGCAAGATTGGGCTTTGATCTTGATAATCCCCAACCCAAGATTTGGCAAAGCTCCTTTGATACAGATCAGGGAGTATTGATGAAACCTATAACAGGTTTGTCATCAGAAGCTAGTGACACAACTAAAAATCCATCAGTAGCATCATTACCGATCGATATACCTACAACAATTGATGGTTTATCCTTTAATGGGTATGGGCAACTGGTAATTCAAGCAAGTCGAGCAATTACTTACCGTAGCAGCTTAGACTTGGCGAATAATATTTATAGCTTTACTGTTCCCGCTACAAGGATTTCGGCACAACTACGCCGTCCAATCTTAGGAGCCAATAGTCCGATTGAGCAGATTCGGCTTAATCAAGTTGGCGAATCGGTTGTAATTAGTATTAAAACAATTTCAGGCTGGCAAATAAGAGAAACTCCTAGAACTAATGCTCAGGCGATCGCTTTACAGTTAGTGAGTGTTGGTGTAGTTAATACTAGCGTCCCTAGAATTCCACGCTCTCAACCACAACAAATCTATGGCAATAATACTGGTCGGCAGTTAGTTGTGATTGATCCAGGACATGGCGGTCCCGATGTTGGTGCTACTCGCAATGGCATATACGAAAAAGATATTGTCCTATTAATGAGTAAACATCTAGGTAGGATATTGCAGCAAATGGGATACGCGGTGGTCTATACTCGCACTGAAGATATCGATCTAGATTTGGAACCAAGGGTTCAGATTGCAGAGAAGTCTAGAGCAAGCGTATTTGTTAGTGTGCATGTGAATTCACTTGATGCAAGATCCTCTCAAGTCAATGGCATTGAAACTTATCATGCTCCAGGTGCGTCTCTAGGAAAGAATCTTGCAGAATTGGTACATGAGCAAATTCTTGCTAGTACAGGTGCAAATGACCGTGGTGTGAGGTCAGCTAGATTTTATGTAATTCGCAATACTTCGATGCCTGCCATTCTTGTGGAGACTGGGTATATTACCAATCCATCGGAAGCAGCAAGATTGGTGAATCCTTCTTATCAAGAGCGAATGGCTGAGGCAATCGCTAAAGGGGTCGATCAATTCTTAAAATCCTATCGAAGATAG
- a CDS encoding inorganic diphosphatase, whose protein sequence is MDLSLIPPQPKAGILNVLIEIPAGSKNKYEFDKDLNAFALDRVLYSSVQYPYDYGFVPNTLADDGDPLDGMVIMDQPTFPGCVIPARPIGMLIMIDGGDRDEKILCVPAKDPRYADVKTLSDIAPHRLEEIAEFFRSYKNLEKKVTEIRGWEGVEAVQALVTKSIEAALPKS, encoded by the coding sequence ATGGATTTATCTCTTATCCCACCACAACCTAAAGCAGGCATCCTCAATGTCTTGATCGAAATTCCCGCAGGTAGCAAAAACAAGTATGAATTTGACAAAGACCTCAATGCCTTTGCTTTAGACCGTGTCCTATATTCCTCTGTCCAATATCCTTACGACTATGGCTTTGTTCCTAATACCCTTGCCGATGATGGCGACCCCCTTGATGGCATGGTCATCATGGATCAACCCACATTCCCTGGTTGTGTGATTCCAGCCCGTCCTATCGGAATGCTCATCATGATCGATGGTGGCGATCGTGACGAAAAAATCCTCTGTGTCCCTGCCAAAGATCCCCGTTATGCTGATGTCAAGACATTGTCTGATATAGCCCCTCATCGCCTTGAAGAAATTGCTGAATTTTTCCGTTCCTATAAAAATCTAGAAAAGAAGGTCACTGAAATTAGAGGCTGGGAAGGTGTAGAAGCAGTTCAAGCTCTTGTAACTAAGTCTATCGAAGCTGCTTTACCTAAATCTTAA
- the murI gene encoding glutamate racemase, with product MVLQQEARFPIGVFDSGVGGLTVLQEVHRQLPNESVVYFGDTARLPYGKRSPAEIIEYVYEILHWMQSERVKMAIMACNTSSALALDIVRKDFDIPILGLILPGARAAVGKGKRIGVIATTATVKSEAYVRAICESDPQAQVFQMDCPEFVPLIESDRIQDPYTMQVAKQYLQPLIEANIDTLVLGCTHYPHLSGVLRQILPSHVALVNPASYVVRAAAQELDLMGLKCLDNRCGRAETRFFVSGEPDRFAQVSRRWLGKLPLVEKVALSPVELLS from the coding sequence ATGGTTTTGCAGCAGGAAGCTCGGTTCCCTATTGGTGTTTTTGATAGCGGGGTTGGGGGACTTACGGTTTTACAAGAAGTTCATCGCCAACTGCCTAATGAGTCAGTGGTTTATTTTGGTGATACAGCGAGATTGCCTTACGGAAAGCGATCGCCTGCGGAAATTATTGAATATGTCTATGAGATTTTGCACTGGATGCAGTCTGAGCGGGTCAAGATGGCAATCATGGCTTGCAATACGAGTTCGGCATTAGCCTTAGATATCGTTAGAAAAGATTTTGATATCCCGATCTTAGGGCTAATTTTGCCAGGGGCAAGAGCGGCTGTAGGCAAGGGCAAAAGGATTGGAGTAATTGCGACGACGGCAACTGTGAAGAGTGAAGCCTATGTCAGGGCAATTTGTGAGAGTGATCCCCAAGCACAGGTTTTTCAAATGGACTGTCCAGAGTTTGTCCCTTTGATTGAGTCAGATCGCATTCAAGATCCCTACACAATGCAAGTTGCAAAGCAGTATTTACAGCCACTAATCGAAGCAAATATTGACACTTTGGTTTTAGGCTGCACGCACTATCCCCATTTATCTGGAGTTTTACGTCAAATTTTGCCATCCCATGTGGCTTTAGTAAATCCTGCATCCTATGTGGTGAGGGCAGCGGCACAGGAGTTAGATTTGATGGGCTTAAAATGTCTAGACAATCGTTGTGGACGTGCTGAAACTCGCTTTTTTGTGAGTGGTGAACCTGATCGTTTTGCTCAAGTATCGCGCCGATGGTTAGGAAAGTTGCCTTTAGTGGAAAAAGTTGCCTTATCTCCTGTAGAATTGCTGTCTTAA
- a CDS encoding N-acetylmuramoyl-L-alanine amidase — MATNYAWNLGNPSSRVAYGLDSHTLPTVSGTNQTAKPSNLLAPAIAQNTSDLSNSIRLNSIRPTTNGLMLTLNANPEIRIQREANPNRLIVDLQNTAVVKELHKSSLLMNRFGVKQVRIAQFQNNPAIARLVFDLDSNDPNSKVAWQSQYIAATNTLLLTPANLAQTPVTTSLPIPVSSNPINTSKPASIQRLSFSNTGQLIIEANQPVNYQTSLDRVSGTFNLRVANANISPTLQRPTLLATSPIERIRLSQVGNAVEIGIKTSPSWQIREIQRQNNQQINLQVASNLPSNNPSESLPAPNRQGLGVIVVDPGHGGPDVGATRNGIYEKDINLEISKYLGGILQQMGYSVIYTRTNDIDLDLEPRVQIAENARADAFVSVHVNSLDVNASSVSGVETYHARGSTVGQELARYVHSQIIASTGASDRNIRGAGFYVIAKTSMPAILVETGYITNPAESSNLTSPNYQRRMAEAIAKGIDQFFKSNRR, encoded by the coding sequence ATGGCTACTAACTATGCATGGAATCTGGGAAACCCTTCCAGTCGAGTGGCTTATGGGTTAGACTCTCACACCTTGCCAACAGTCTCAGGGACTAATCAAACAGCGAAGCCAAGCAATTTACTAGCACCTGCAATTGCCCAAAATACATCTGACCTATCCAATAGCATTAGACTCAATAGTATTCGTCCTACGACTAATGGCTTGATGCTGACGTTGAATGCTAATCCTGAAATCCGTATTCAACGTGAAGCTAATCCCAATCGCTTGATTGTTGATTTGCAAAATACTGCGGTGGTGAAGGAATTACACAAATCTAGCCTGCTGATGAATCGCTTTGGAGTCAAACAGGTCAGAATTGCCCAATTTCAAAATAATCCTGCGATCGCGCGTTTAGTTTTTGACCTCGATAGTAATGATCCCAATAGCAAGGTTGCTTGGCAAAGTCAGTACATCGCCGCAACCAATACTTTATTGCTCACTCCAGCCAATCTCGCTCAAACTCCTGTAACAACTAGTTTGCCAATTCCTGTAAGCAGTAATCCTATAAATACCAGCAAACCAGCCTCAATCCAAAGATTGAGCTTTAGTAATACAGGACAATTGATAATCGAGGCAAATCAACCTGTTAACTATCAAACTAGTCTTGATCGAGTTTCGGGAACCTTTAATTTAAGAGTTGCCAACGCTAATATTTCACCAACTTTACAGCGCCCTACCCTTTTAGCTACTAGCCCCATTGAAAGAATTCGCCTATCTCAAGTAGGAAATGCAGTAGAAATTGGAATTAAAACTAGTCCCAGTTGGCAAATACGTGAAATCCAACGCCAAAACAATCAACAAATCAATTTACAAGTTGCATCCAATTTACCCAGTAATAATCCTTCGGAGTCATTGCCAGCCCCAAACAGACAAGGTTTAGGAGTCATCGTTGTCGATCCTGGGCATGGGGGACCTGATGTGGGTGCTACGAGAAACGGGATTTATGAAAAGGATATCAATTTAGAAATTAGTAAGTATTTGGGCGGAATATTACAGCAAATGGGCTATTCCGTTATATACACGCGCACTAACGATATTGACCTAGATCTAGAGCCAAGGGTACAAATTGCGGAAAATGCCAGAGCTGATGCATTTGTAAGTGTGCATGTTAATTCCTTAGACGTGAATGCATCTAGCGTCAGTGGGGTAGAAACCTATCATGCTCGTGGCTCAACGGTTGGGCAAGAGCTAGCTAGATATGTGCATTCTCAGATTATTGCTAGTACAGGAGCAAGCGATCGCAATATCAGGGGGGCAGGTTTTTATGTAATTGCCAAGACTTCTATGCCTGCGATTTTGGTAGAGACGGGTTACATTACTAATCCAGCCGAATCTTCAAATTTGACTAGCCCCAATTATCAGAGGCGGATGGCTGAGGCAATCGCTAAAGGCATCGATCAATTTTTCAAATCTAACCGAAGATAG